In Pyricularia oryzae 70-15 chromosome 2, whole genome shotgun sequence, one genomic interval encodes:
- a CDS encoding epoxide hydrolase yields MTDGGEVAVFSPGVGDEVKPYRIHVSGKYLDLTRQKLELTRLPHENSIARSDDSWEPKTAVEAVIDYWLDRFSWRDQEERFNTLPQFRTAISTDSALQAPQRIHFLHFRSPHQGAVPLLLIPPFPFTNLSVAHLGESLADPASAYGDDAAARASPPIAFHVVIPSIPGLGFSDALPSNTGAVPATVEMLDRLMRRLEYPYYLASGTSSGVSSPARIDWLILERLALEYASSCLGVHMISPPLQAPNVTEAPVEYAKWSIASIFSAAILGYTAEDFTALAASTARSKVTILQDAQSETPVRTRPSTLTKQRYCSQCGGACRYGSHHEHLGQVGLNSLAPPQDANTLAYALCDSPTGLLVYILKILRLLAGPGGGPSRTSTADKKTMMPPTSTVAGLTHDDIVTIVNLAWLPGAEYALRFWSQAAARGEAEANRMRRMRNGSGKRPRVAVTVFLGGKNEPNKTDGQGPGTGRDVGEDVDAGAVNEQGGPRSRAGVEGPMQSPNGDHAPLAELPELPAGSRAAPEPYVCPAWGNSRFEVMFAQRVSGKPGLLAWERPQIILDGIRELARAVVKTDKRLTATKPQMVRLESVIIDDGKKDDKQRDRPTTATVQPESSVATHNARETEQPTTAEAEATAAQASSSPRPSSSRSNKGKGPEMNDTDKTTITPQLPQKPDPARLSSTDSSPRERIVGLARIPEVEDDELLKPPPLPRGDSVFQDESSPDTLVVTTPPLGGTPPIVTSPLPPPIKRPQSADKHNLDDSDSPQPISPPPRSERRLSINPDRPTTSGDGGETPN; encoded by the exons ATGACGGATGGAGGAGAGGTTGCAGTGTTTAGTCCTGGAGTTGGGGATGAAGTCAAGCCGTACAGAATTCAT GTTTCGGGCAAATATCTCGACCTCACGCGCCAGAAGTTGGAACTCACTCGGCTGCCGCATGAGAACTCGATCGCAAGATCCGATGATTCTTGGGAGCCAAAGACTGCCGTCGAAGCAGTGATAGACTACTGGCTCGACAGGTTCTCATGGCGTGATCAGGAAGAAAGGTTCAATACGCTTCCCCAGTTCCGAACCGCCATATCGACCGATTCAGCACTGCAGGCGCCCCAGCGCATCCACTTTCTGCACTTTCGCTCGCCGCATCAAGGCGCTGTGCCACTGCTACTTATCCCGCCATTTCCGTTCACCAATCTGTCCGTGGCTCATCTGGGCGAGTCGCTTGCGGACCCTGCTTCTGCCTACGGTGACGACGCAGCTGCCAGGGCGTCACCTCCAATTGCCTTTCACGTGGTGATCCCCTCGATCCCGGGCCTTGGATTCAGCGATGCGCTACCCAGCAACACTGGTGCGGTCCCGGCCACCGTTGAGATGTTGGACCGTCTTATGCGCCGTCTCGAGTATCCCTATTATCTCGCGAGCGGGACCTCGTCGGGCGTATCGTCACCCGCCCGTATTGACTGGCTAATTCTCGAGCGCCTGGCCTTGGAGTATGCGAGCTCGTGTCTAGGGGTCCATATGATCAGCCCGCCGCTACAAGCGCCAAACGTCACCGAAGCGCCTGTTGAGTATGCCAAGTGGAGCATCGCCAGCATTTTCAGCGCAGCCATCCTCGGCTACACTGCCGAAGACTTCACCGCCCTAGCTGCCTCCACCGCCCGAAGCAAAGTGACGATCCTCCAGGATGCGCAGTCAGAAACCCCCGTGCGGACCAGACCATCGACACTGACGAAGCAACGGTACTGCAGTCAATGCGGAGGTGCTTGCAGATACGGCTCTCATCATGAGCACCTGGGCCAGGTAGGGCTCAACTCACTGGCACCGCCGCAGGATGCCAACACACTCGCCTACGCTCTCTGCGACAGCCCGACGGGGCTACTCGTCTACATTCTCAAGATCTTGCGCCTACTGGCTGGCCCTGGCGGTGGGCCGTCGCGGACGTCCACAGCCGACAAAAAGACAATGatgccgccgacctcgacaGTGGCGGGTTTGACGCACGACGACATCGTCACGATCGTAAACCTGGCGTGGCTGCCTGGCGCCGAGTATGCGCTGCGCTTTTGGTCTCAGGCCGCGGCGCGGGGTGAGGCCGAAGCCAATAGGATGCGCAGAATGAGAAATGGCAGCGGGAAGAGGCCAAGGGTGGCTGTCACCGTCTTTCTTGGTGGGAAGAACGAGCCGAACAAGACTGATGGGCAGGGACCTGGGACTGGCAGGGATGTCGGAGAGGATGTCGATGCTGGCGCTGTCAATGAGCAAGGCGGACCAAGATCAAGAGCAGGTGTGGAAGGGCCGATGCAATCGCCAAACGGCGACCATGCGCCGCTTGCAGAACTCCCAGAGCTGCCTGCAGGGAGCAGAGCCGCTCCAGAGCCGTATGTGTGCCCGGCCTGGGGCAACTCGCGCTTCGAGGTGATGTTCGCTCAGCGCGTGTCTGGAAAGCCCGGTTTGCTCGCCTGGGAGAGGCCGCAAATTATCTTGGATGGTATCCGTGAGCTAGCTCGGGCAGTTGTGAAAACAGACAAACGACTTACGGCTACTAAGCCGCAGATGGTGCGTCTGGAATCCGTGATTATCGACGACGGCAAGAAGGACGATAAGCAACGGGATCGACCCACCACTGCAACCGTGCAGCCAGAATCTTCTGTTGCGACGCACAACGCCAGAGAAACCGAACAGCCCACGACAGCAGAAGCAGAAGCAACAGCAGCTCAAGCTTCCTCGTCCCCCAGGCCCTCGTCATCAAGGTCCAACAAAGGCAAGGGACCGGAAATGAACGACACGGACAAGACCACGATAACCCCACAATTACCACAGAAGCCCGATCCGGCGAGACTGTCCAGCACAGACTCTTCGCCACGGGAACGCATCGTGGGCCTCGCACGGATCCCAGAGGTGGAGGATGACGAGCTGCTGAAGCctccgccgctgccacgggGCGACAGCGTGTTCCAGGATGAGTCGAGTCCTGACACTCTCGTCGTGACGACCCCGCCTCTTGGGGGAACACCACCCATCGTCACCAGCCCGCTCCCGCCCCCGATCAAGAGACCGCAGTCGGCGGACAAGCACAACTTGGACGACAGCGACAGCCCACAACCAATaagcccgccgccgaggagcgAGAGGCGGTTATCGATCAACCCAGACAGGCCGACGACGTCAGGCGATGGCGGTGAAACACCAAACTGA